atgaaggaatggcagggaaggagggcaCTGGTGCCCGCGGCAGCATCAGAACAAGCTGGGAATATGGCTCAGTGCTGCTTGGAGCCACGGGCTGAGCTATGAGCCTAGGGCAGACAAAatcccagctgggctctgcacctTCTCCACCGGCCATGGGCAGCACACCGGGGAAGTGCCACCCACCTgcctgtcttctccaggctggagcGGTCCCCTTGGGCTCTTTACCTAGCCCGGACTGTGGGCTGTAATTGCTCATTTGGAAAAAATTTTGGGGAATCAGAGCTGTAATTGCCCCAAATGTCTGCTGCCTTTTGAGGTCTGGTTGGATCCCAggctgtgccaccccagcatATATGCTTGTGCTCAATTGACAAGGATTTGTTACACAACCAACCCTCTCGTGTAGCTGCCACCAGGAAATTCCCCAGCATAGCAATAGTGGAAAAACATGTAGTTATCTTACCATAGTATAATTAAGCTGgtcaaaaaaataacaacccGTGTGGGAACTGAGAGTGATTTTTATTCCATAATCTTTCCAAAGCAGGATTGTTATTTAGAGGCTTCTATTTCTCAGTCATTTTCTCAAGCACCTCCCAtgaatttttcattccttcttgcCTGCTGCAGTTCAGTGCCTCCTCTAAAACCCTCCATCTCTTCTTTCCCACAGCTCCTGGAGCCAGCTTAACCTGATGACTAAATCTTTCAAAGCCTGGACTTGAGTCctaataatttctaaaaaaaataataaataaatgcagtttttgCTAGCAGTGTTAGTTTTGGGTAGGTCTTATCCTGGGATGAGACCTCTTGTGCTAAAGGCTTTAAGGTACAGCTTGTAGTTCAAAGACATGCTGCCCTTAGGAACTGGTCTCATTCAAGCAATGGTTCTCCGTCCTAGCAGGACATGGTCTGTGGAGGAGGATCAAACTCTTAATATTAACAGCCTGCTTCCACCCAGATTAATGGGATAGTTAAACATGCTCCTGGCAGCTGTGTTGCTTTGGGTCAGGAAAGCCAGGAAGGTGTGACTGTGGACGTGTCCTACCCAGCCACATCTGGAGAGACCCCTAAACTTGAGAAATCAAGCAGGAACAGGGATCCCAGGAGCATTACACCTACCTTTACAGGCAGCTTctgccccccatccccatccacATAGGTGCTGTGCTGACAAACACCAGCCCTCCTCACTGGGGTTCAGCTCTGTGTAATAGTGACAGGGTCTGAAATGTGTAAAACACATGGAAGAAACAACTAACTTTGCCAACATGTTTTTTATACACTGCAGAGCCTGCCCAGCACATACAACACCCATGCCTGGGTCTGCCCCAGGGGCCTTATGCTTAAACAAACTGTGATTCTTGATCACTCTAATTTAAATTTGAGCCAGCTGCTGGTACTACCTGTCCAGGGCTTCCTCCCAGTGTTTGAATAATGTTGAGGAGAAAGTCTGTCTGGCTAGCAGGAGAAGTCCTGGCTTGTCTGCTGGTGGTACCAAGCTTGTGCATATTCCTGCTGCTCAGTGAGGCGTTCTAGCTGCCTCAGGAGGGGGAGAAGgtgcacaaaggaaaaaggtcTCACTACCAAAGAGCCCGCGGGCTGGGTCCTCAGCTGGTAAAAACTGGAGTGGCTTCGTGGAGGGCATGATGTGCTGTTGGTGAAGGGTCTGGCTGCCTGCCCTAGCCCCAGGCtcccaggagagctgggaaAGGGGCTGCTGCAAAAAGTctcatccctgctgcagggctggtgtgGCCCTTGCATCACCCCGGTTCTTGAGCAGCAACATCTTCTCAGCTACAGATTTGCTCCCAGTCAACAATGGAGAGAGGAGATGGGAGGGAGCAGTGTTTGGGATGTAACTTTGCCATCAACTGTTTATGCTTGGCATTATGGTATCTCTAACGCTCTGCCAAGCTCCGCAGACATGTGAGTGGTGTTGGATGCAGTTTGgtggcagcacagggctggggtccAGGGTCAGCACCCCAGCCATTATTGCAGTGTTTGAACCCACATGGCTGCTGTGTGTTCCAGTGTCCCCAttcccatccccagggaagcagcctGTCAGAGGCATTTactgctgggctgcagagctccaCACCGGGCTGTGCCAGGACTTGTTCTGCAGCCGCCCTGACGCCAGGGTTGTGGTGACCAGCTGCAAGTACTTCTCCCTTGAAAGTATTTGGGGTTTTCAAAGGCTCTCTGCACCCTTGGATGTCATGGAGCTGAGCTGGTGCATTGCAATAAGTGGTGTGGCATCTCTGGGTTTGCAGCATCAGGGCAGAACAGCTGTGGTGAGAGAAATTCAGAAGCAAATGCAAAGAATTTGCAGATCTCAGTGCCAGGAGTGAGACTGTGCTTGAAGGGTCTTtctggctcccagccctggcctgccaggctgagagcagcacggggggctggagccgggTAGGCTGGGGTGGAAGGAAGGACATCTGCTCTGGAGAGGCACAGGAAGAGCTCAGCCCTTCGTGGGATGGCCGGAGCATGCAGCTCGCATCTGAGCTGAGCAGGACAGGAGTAAAACCTTTTCCACAGCACTGATCCTGGCAGGAAAGCTGCCCTAGTGTGACTCTTTGCTGACTGCTGGGAATACAAGATATGGTGCAGCCCTCccttctgcaggagcagaggtggAGTCTGGCCTGCGGCATCCCTCAGCTGCTGGTCAGGGCTGGTGGGATAACACTGCCCAGAGAGAGAtgactgttttccttcttaGCTTACTCTCTGAAACGAGCTGATCTTCCAGATCCGCCCATATAACCTGACTCATGTTCTCATCAACAATCCTTTTGTATTTCTTGAGCCCAGAGCCGCTGTGCCCTAAGCATGAAGCTGCTTTAAATTCACACCAGCACCCCAGGAAAAGGACTCCTGTAGCCTGTTCTCCCCAAGGAGTGGGGTGCCACCAGCGTCCcattgctggggaaaaaactgTCCTTGTGCAACAGGGTCTGTAGTGATGGGACTGGAGCCTGGTCCTGGTCTGAGTGCGATGCTCCTCCTGGGTTACTCTGGACCCTCTTGGAAAGCAAAGGATTAGTTTTGCTCAGTGGCATTTAAGAAGTTTAAAAGCCTTGAAGAACAAACCCAGTCCAAGAGACACAAACACGGTTCTGTAAGTGACAAACTGTCATACTTTGTTCATTGTTTTTTGAGGCTTTTTGTGgcttgaaacaatttttttattccaatgtgtcagtttattaaaaaactGCTTGCATCCTCAAAGCATTCATTTTCCCCTCAATTTCCAAAAGTTtccattttcctgaaaaaagtcttttttttttttttttttttttttttaacgtgtGTTCTCTCTAAAGTAACTGAACCCCACATTCAGCCCTCCAACACTAATAAACTTGGATAGCTCCTATCAGTCCCCATGCTGCCAGCTTACCGGAGgtttgctgctgccagcactgggaccaaggctggggaagaaggagTTAAAAGGTTTGCACTGGGAGAGCAGCCCAACTGCCTGCAGAGGCTTAGATCCCACTCTTTCTTCACCAGTGTTTTGTGGCTGGGGAAGAGACAGCACCGAATTCAGATGCCACTTTCTAGACCGAAGACAAAATTATACCCGACCGACCCGGTTCACCCTCTTGGAGAAAACGAGAACAAGCTGTCTTTGGGGCTGGGCAGGTtgctttttacttctgtttgaaATTTGGGGCTTTGTGGTCCGAGACCTGCCCGGTTGTTCTTCCAGGCTGGTCACTCCAGGAGCACCCCTGCTAgccagggggtgcaggggcagcCCAGGCCCCCGGGTGATGGGCGCTGGTGGGGCAAGGGATGGCTCCGTCCCTGAGTCCCATCCCTCGGCAGGTGGCTCTGTAGGGGAGGGCTGGCTGCTACTGCCATGGGACGCTCAGCCTGCACTGGGCGGGACTGGGGAGTACTGGGAACGTCGCCACGGAGGGGTGAGCTGTGGGTTCGGGGACGGAGGGAGCACCGGAGCACAGGGCTGGATGTGGCTGAGGTAGGTCCCTACCTTCCTCCTAACTCCTTCTTCCAGGGCTGATCCGCTCATACCTGTGGGTGGGCAgtgcctgcctggctgggcgAGGGACGCTCCGTCCCTCTGGGCACGAACAAAAGACGCGGCGGGACGGGGGATCGTGGTGGGCTGCTTTGGGGGGACAAGAGGTCGAGCTGTGGCCAGGCTGAGCCTTGCTGTGGCCCAGACGGTCGAGGGGGCTGCATCCCAGCCCGGGGCACCGCATCCCCGCGGAGCCGGTGGCAGCAGGGTGAGAGAAGCTGGAGCCGCTCCGTGTCCCGCGCTGGGTGCGCTCaccggcggcgcggcggcatCAGCCTGGAGGGGGGGTGTGCGGGGGCTGTGGGCTTTCGCCGAAGAAACAGTGGTGACCTGTTTTGTGTTTACAcgtggctgctcctgccccctctCCTGCAGAGCCCTCTTGAAGCCCCAGCGAGATCTCCACTGGCTGCGAGTGTTGCAGGTGGTCGAGTGGCACCTACCCCCAAAATGATGGAAAACAAAGTGTTTATGTCGTTTACGTTCTACAGCACaatcttgattttaaaaatgtatgttgttGCCATCATTACGGGACAAGTGAGACTCAGAAAGAAGGTAAGATCCAGcttccatttccttctccctttctggcttttttccttggagttctgtgttttttctttcttctgttactCTTGTGAAGGCCAACAGAGTTTTCCTGAAGCAAGCTCCATTTTTTTTTGACCTTCAGttgaaagcaaaacatgttTCATAGCTGCAGCAGATATTTATCTCACTTCTCTTTGgtactttttgtttgtttctaccATCTGTAGCTTCATGTTTATAATTTCTGAATCCCAGTCTAAATAGTAATTTCAGATCTAAAATGCCATGCAGGTGAGCTGCTTCTGGAAAGAGTCTGTTTACACTTAATTTGCCATGtctggaagaaggaaggggaaaacaaagtatttaagAGGAAATCgttgcaatgttttttttttttccctgcagcttaGCAGAAAGCCTTTTTCAGAGGCTGAATGGCTATGTGAATgctccaggagagcaggaagTCGTGGGGAATAAAAACAATAGCTGGAGGAAATGGTTCTTGGACTTGGGGAAAATACAGGGAGGACTGGGAGCTCTAGCTGCTGTCAGGAGATGGGGTGAACTGGACCTTTTATCACCTGCAACCCAAATTGAACTTGTGGCAAAACTCAGCTGCttgtaaaatctgtttttaagtATTTGAGGAGTTTCCGACTGCATCGGTAGAGTGGGAGGGAGAGATTTCTGCTCTCAGATAAAATACAAAGAGATACCTGTGTGCTGTAGCATCATTGTAACTGATGACTTGTCCTCTTCCCTTGTGTTTCTAAATGATGCTCCAACCCTAGGACTTGGCTTGTAACATGATTAAAGAAAGCACCAGGGTCCTTTTCAGGCTGCAAAGTGAAGCTGTCGCATGTAACCAAGTCCCTGAGGAACAGTTTCTGAGCATAGGTGGGGAGCTCAtataagtaatttttatttgtaagttTATTAGCGTAGGATCTGATTTCCCCAGGGCTGGTTTCAGTCACAGTATCACTGCCAAAAAGCCAGTGAGGGAATACTCTTTCTTGGTAGGGTAAACTAATCTGACAGTCCAGGTTATCTTTTGGATGCTGCATTCAGCGTCTGCAAGCTGTGTGCCAGCAGTGATCTCATTTGGTGGTTGACAAAGTCTCATTTAAGTGGGTTTCGTGGGGAGAAGTGGACTGGGATCAGGAGCTCCCATGAAGCCCCCTGTTTGGGACCTGCTCAGCAGgcagagttgtttttttcaaaggataAGGAAACCCCTCGGGAGGTGCAGGGTTTAACCCCCAAGACCATGCACATGGAATTGCAGTTGCTCTTGTGTTTGTGAAGGGTGGTGAGAAACTGGGGCAGGAAGAAATCTCCATAGGTCTTAAAGATTAGGGGCAAAGCTTCTACCTGTAAAGTTCCTGAAAACATTATAAGCATACATATTATGGGGGTTCTCCCTTGCAGGCATTTGCAAACCCGGAGGATGCACTGCGCAACGGGGGGCTGCAGTACTACCGTGAAGACCCCGATGTGGAGCGGTGCCGCAGGCAAGTAGGCGGCGGTGCTGGCATTCCCACTGTGCTGCAAGGTGATCCCTGGCAGATGCTGGCAAAGAAGCAGTGGGAAGCTAAAGGGCTCATTATTTAATTACCTAGATGGGTTGAATGCCTGGAGCTCAGCTGTGTGACCCTGCACACTAGAGCAGTTTAATCTTTAATGGGAGCATGTTGTGTGCTGGAGCAAGGACACGGGGAAGGACCGAGGTTTGGGTCCAACAGCCTACTCTGATGcaattaaactaatttttagaTGCTCAAAGTCCCACAGGCCCCCAAGGTCTTGTCCCATACCCGCAACCAAAGGCTCCTCGTGCCCTGCCCCAACAGGACCCAAGCTCCCTGCACAGCTTGGAGAGGTAACTGTGTGACTGGTCCCAGTGCTATATGCAGCTGCCCTTTTTGTGCATTTGGGAAGAAGTTGGATGTGATTGCAATAACTTTTGCTTCCCTAACTGGGCAAAGTCTGAATCTTCCCCCTCTCCTGTGGGGCTCACAGTTCCTCAGGGGTAAAGCATGGGGTTATTCAGCCCCAGGCTTGGTTTGCCATCTCCCTTGCGCAGAAGGAGGTGCCCTGAGTGTTTGGCTGGATCACTGGTGACGTGCAGGAAAGGGGCTGGAGCCATGCCCTGCTGCCAACTGAGACCTtggctgccagctctgctgtgggtgGGGGACTGTGCCGCTCACCTCTCACTGCCTGCaagatttgctttaaaaaacatccAGTGCCACCTAATCCCTGGGCTTCCAGAGGAAGGAGGGTGGCAAATGAGCTATTTCCTTCCTAGGAAAATCATCATCATAAAATAAACAATcagaaaatcattaaaaaaaatcttctttaatTAGTCAGAAAAGACAAGCgtccataaaaataaataaatggagcTGCAGCAAAGACCTGGGGGAGGTCTGGGATCTGACTTGTGCAGTTAAAGCACTCTGAGTCGGTCCTTGCTGATCTGTTCACAGCCCTGGGGAAGACAGATTAAACCCAAGGTGTTTTCCCTGAACAAGGgtgttgttgggttttcttctcGGGTGTTACTGGGAGCGTAGCAGAGCCATGGCCGAGCTGCTGGGGTTATTGGGAGTGTAGCAGAGCCCGACAGGCAAAGGAgagcaagcagcagccaggagggaggTTTCCCCCTTGGTGTTTAGAGAGGCCCCTGGCTGTGTCTCAGCTCttgcctttctcctccctgttATTCCGCTTGTCCTTCCAGCCCCGCTGAACCTCCAAGTCCCTGGGGCCGGGTTTAGAcggggctgctgtggggtgaGGCGGTGGGGGTCCGGCAGC
The Falco naumanni isolate bFalNau1 chromosome 9, bFalNau1.pat, whole genome shotgun sequence DNA segment above includes these coding regions:
- the PTGES gene encoding prostaglandin E synthase isoform X1 yields the protein MGRSACTGRDWGVLGTSPRRGELWVRGRREHRSTGLDVAESPLEAPARSPLAASVAGGRVAPTPKMMENKVFMSFTFYSTILILKMYVVAIITGQVRLRKKAFANPEDALRNGGLQYYREDPDVERCRRAHRNDMENIFPFLFLGAIYSLLDPSPTVARIHFFIFCVGRIIHTIAYLLQLRAPMRSVAYSVAQLPCFSMALQILLATTPYW